The stretch of DNA AGGTTCGACGCCTCTCACGTTGTCCGGAAGGGATTTGAACGTGCTGACGTTTCCCGCGCCGATCACCATGGCGACGAGCTCTAGGGCGGATCTCAAGGCCAAACCGGAAGGGCGCAACCTGATCGTCCAGGTCAAGACCGGCCCGGCCGATCTGGTCGTGATGGCCGGTGAGCAAACCTACGTCTTCGAAGTTGTGGTGAGCGCGTCGCTCGGTGCGCAGACAGTCAATATTGAGGATAGGCGCGCGGGGACTGTGCCCTATGATTCGGATCCTGCCCGCCAAGCCGGGGACTATGTGGATGGGCTACTCGACACACTGCAGATGGCTGCGCGTGGCGCGTTGCCCAAGGGGTATCGGCAGACGACGATGACCGAAGAACGATATCCGAAGTGGCTTGAGCTGAAAGTGGTGCAGGGAGTCGAGTATCGAGGGCCGAAGTACCGGGTGATTGTGTATCGATTGGTGAATACCTCGGGACAAAAATACACGTTGCGGGAACAGGAATTCCTGACTGGGACTCAAAAAGCGATCGCCTTAAATCGCGAGGTGGTCGAGTCAGGCGAAGAAGTGGTGGTGTATCTGCTGGATGACGCTCCGCCTGAACCACCCAAACCCAAGCCGGAGCAGAAAGTGGATCCAGACGCAAAGGGCTAACCTCAGACCGGAGACCTAGGATGGCATCGATTAAACCGACGGAGAGCGCGATTCTCAACCCTGGCGACCCGATTCGGCCAGAGAAACCGGCCCCTTCAAAGCTGTTGGCGGGAGTTGTCCTGGTGGGTGGATTCATCGTCCTGAGCATGGTGCTGCAGCAATTCCGAGGCAATCAACCAGGGATTGTCCGTGGCAAGTCTCCCGTCAAGACCGTGTCGATCAATCGTGAGGCGACGGACAAAGAAATCTATATGAAGGACGCA from Fimbriimonadaceae bacterium encodes:
- a CDS encoding type-F conjugative transfer system secretin TraK, producing MTSSVYRDTKHRAMAMCVLGLLLCLSRAGSAGAAVVVGDEGSTPLTLSGRDLNVLTFPAPITMATSSRADLKAKPEGRNLIVQVKTGPADLVVMAGEQTYVFEVVVSASLGAQTVNIEDRRAGTVPYDSDPARQAGDYVDGLLDTLQMAARGALPKGYRQTTMTEERYPKWLELKVVQGVEYRGPKYRVIVYRLVNTSGQKYTLREQEFLTGTQKAIALNREVVESGEEVVVYLLDDAPPEPPKPKPEQKVDPDAKG